The window TCTCGATCACATCgtaacctctctctctctctctgttcaagattcagttatttgaatggaTAAGGTTTTGATGATGGTTCTTGTCTCAGGGAGGTTTACCGATGTATGTGGCTAGCCGTGGGTTATACAACCTCGAGCCGCCGAAGATATTCGTGCCGCCGTCAATTAAAGAAGATGTTGAGAAGCTTCTTGAGATTCACAGGAGTATGGGTCAAGTCGAGCTCAACGTTGAACTCATTCCACTCAGCGTTGGTGAGACATATGAGTTGCGCAATGACATTGTCGTTAGACCATTTGCTACCAACCACGTCATACCCAGTCAGGTACTACTAGACGATGTCGTTTATAGTATATACCAGTTTTTTCTACTGCTTCTTTTCTAATAATGTCTTTCTCTTAGGGATATGTGATCTACTCGGTGAGGAACAAGTTGAAGAAGCAGTATGGTCACCTTAAAGGCAAACAGATcgaaaagattaaaaaaactgGCGTTGAGGTTTTGTTTCTTGTGAAGTCAATATTTTGCCAATTGATGTGAAAAAGGGGGAGAAATGAAAACATATTATGTTGAAATTAATTACAGATTACAGATATGATATTGTCCCCTGAGATAGCTTTCACTGGAGATACAACTGCAGAGTATATGCTTGACCCTCGTAACGCTGATGCTTTGAGAGCTAAAATTCTTATAACCGAGGTGCTTGCTTACTTAAAATCCTAAAATTTAGTTACTATAGCTTCTGAGCTTTTAATGTATTTGGCAGGCTACCTTCTTGGATGAAAGTTTTAGCAATGAGCATGCGCAGTCACTTGGTCACACTCATATATCTCAGGTAATGATCGAttctattttatgtttaaacatTCGTAGGACTACACTGTAAAAGGAATCTTCCATGAGCAAATTGCAGATCATTGAGAATGCAAAGTGGATTCGGAGCAAAACTGTGTTGTTAACGCATTTCTCATCACGTTACAATATAGAGGTGATCATCTCATTTGAATTCATGATCTTAGTTATAGTTGTTTAATCCCTTACCATGTATTTCATCATATACTTGTGGTTGTAATGTGCAGGAAATTCGTGAAGCTGTGCTCAAGTTGCAATCAAAAGTGTCCGCAAAAGTTATTCCTCTTACAGAAGGATTTAAGTCAAGATATTCTTGAGAGAGTGCAAACAATAATAGTGTGATTTGAAACCATCTTTATCAACGAATGTAAGTTAACTAggagaaatgaaaagaaaatttattcTATTATGCAACATTGTAATTGAAGAAAGATTGGTACAAAACTTTTGCCATGCTGACTTTAGATTGAG of the Brassica rapa cultivar Chiifu-401-42 chromosome A03, CAAS_Brap_v3.01, whole genome shotgun sequence genome contains:
- the LOC103860305 gene encoding tRNase Z TRZ2, chloroplastic translates to MQLSVPISPSKPSPPIFPFSNRLGPPPIHHLLHTPRASFATPLRVSGYFSSISRAIEEEEEYRKARAAVHRKGVELDGYAIEGVSVGGHETCVIVPELKCVFDIGRCPSRAIQQKFLFITHAHLDHIGGLPMYVASRGLYNLEPPKIFVPPSIKEDVEKLLEIHRSMGQVELNVELIPLSVGETYELRNDIVVRPFATNHVIPSQGYVIYSVRNKLKKQYGHLKGKQIEKIKKTGVEITDMILSPEIAFTGDTTAEYMLDPRNADALRAKILITEATFLDESFSNEHAQSLGHTHISQIIENAKWIRSKTVLLTHFSSRYNIEEIREAVLKLQSKVSAKVIPLTEGFKSRYS